The genomic window ACCTTGTTGTTGCAATATTTAAAGATAGCCTAAAAAGTGCAAATATTAAGATAAGCGTAGGGAAAGTTGTTAAATCTGATGGTTTTTGTATGTATAAAGATATTAATAAAATAAGTAAAGATATAGATAATGAAATTACCAAGAAGAAATCTAAGATTCCTCTTGGTAAAGGTACAATTATAATTAATAATATAGAAACAAATAGTGCAACAACTATTAAATCTTTAGTAAAAAACTTTTTTATATTCATATATTAATTATAATTAACTAGTTAATTCATAAAATTAACTAATGACAATTGACTTGTTTTATTAATTGTTGAATAAAGTGCAGTATATGTTAGTTCCAAAGCTTTAGCCTCTACTGCAACTTTTGTCATATCCGCACCACCAATATTTTGAGATAATATATCATATTGAGTTAATTTAGAAGAAATATTATCAAGAGCATTTTCAAATAATTTATTTCTTCCTCCCAGTTGTGCATGAGCAATGTTAATTCCGTCATAAGCCTTATTTAACTCTGTACCACTTTTACTAATCAATGCTTTTGATTCTTCATCACTAATAGGATTACCAACACTATCAACTTTGTTTAAAGCATTTATTGTATTATCAATTAAATCAAAAATACTTGTTTTTGCTTCAAATTTTGTACCATCAGTCGATGGGAGAGTTGCAGTATATGTTGCAGGTGTTAATCCATCATTTGTTATAGGAGTAATAGTTTCAGTTGTTGCAACTCCATTTGAATCAAATTTTGTTAAAGTATCATTTGTTGGAGAATTTAATTTCCATTCATTGCCATCTTGATCAAGAATTCTATCTGAACCATTAAAATTTAGATTTTCACCTTTATAAGCAGTAGCACTGGGATACATCATCATATCAAATCCAGTAACTCCTTTTTCTCTATATGATCCCTCCTCAACAGCAACTTTTCTAAGTTGGTTGTTTCCAACGTAAGTTACTTTTCCATTTGAATCTTTTTCAAATGGTTTAATTGTTGAGTTTGAGCCTGCAAATACATATTGACCTTCAACTTGAGTATTAGCAAACTGATAAAGATTCTCTTTTATTCCTGAAAGATTTGCACTAATTGCTGCAATTCCCTCCGCTGTAGTCGTTGCAGTATTTGCTTTACTTAATTCCTGTATAGCATTTTCAAATATTTTCTTTATAGAAGCCATACTGGAATCAGCTACATTATTTTGAGCAGTGGTTCTTTCAATTTGAGTTTGTAATCCTTCATAAGTTCTAACTTTTTCATCAACTGCTATTAATCTTGAATATAAAGTAGAATCATCACTTCCCTCTTGGAGTTTTTCTTTTGTGCTCATTTGATAAGTATTTAATTGTTGTTGAATATTTAAATTACTCAATCTATAAAGCATTTGATCTGTTTGATTAATCATTGTAAAACCTTTCTAAACATTGTTACTATCTCATCAAATCCAAAGACTTTCTGAGTATCTTGAGTTAGAAATTCTCTTATTTGTTCTTTCTTTGACATTGCGTTGTCAAGTTCTGGATCCATTCCAGTTTTATAAGCCCCAACTCTAACCAACACTTCATTCTCTTTTATTAATGATAATACCCTTTTTAACTTTAAAAAATCATTATAGTGCTCTTTTGTAACAACCTTATCCATAACTCTTGAAGCAGATTTCAGCAGATTTATTGGAGGATAAAATCCTTGTTCAGTTAATTCTCTTGTTAATACAATATGTCCATCTAAAATAGATCTACTTTGATCAGCAATTGGATCATTCATATCATCACCATCAACTAAAACAGTAAAAAATGCAGTAATTGATCCTTTTTTATTATTTCCAGCTCTTTCCATTAATTGAGGTAACAATGCAAATACAGAAGGTGGATATCCTCGACTAACAGGTGGTTCTCCTGTACTTAGACCTATTTCTCTTTGTGCCATAGCAAATCTAGTAACTGAATCCATCATTAGTAGAACATCATGTCCTTTATCTCTAAAAAACTCTGCAATTGCCATCGCAGTAAAAGCTCCATATTTTCTCATTAAAGCTGATTCATCTGAAGTTGCTGCAATGATTACTGTATTTTCTAAATTATTATCCAAATTATAATGGATGAATTCAGGAATCTCACGTCCTCTTTCACCAATTAGAGCAACAACTTTTATCTGTGCTTCACAACCTTTTACAATCATTCCCATAAGAGTAGATTTTCCTACTCCTGAACCTGCAAAAATACCAACTTTTTGTCCTTTACCACTTGTCAACATTGAATCAATTGCTTTAACACCTGTTGCAAATTTTTGTTCAATTATTCCTCTTTCAAGAGGAGGCATTGAAAGTTTATTTATTGGCGCATTTTCTTCTAGATTAGTAATTTTTCCCAAATTATCAATTGGTTCACCTAAAGCATTTATTACTCTACCCAATAAACCATAACCACATTTAACAGTTAATCCATCTTTTTGAATGTAGACTTTATCATGAATTCTAAATCCATCAATAAAAGAAAATGGAACAATTGTAAATGATATATTATCAATTGAAGCTACCATTCCTAAAACAGTATATAAATGTTGAACTGATTCTATTTTCACTATATCTCCAACAGCAACTTCTAAACCTGTTGCTGTTAAAGTTGTTGATGAAATATTTTTAATTCTTCCAAAAGGAATTGATAGATTTGTTGAGTCAATTCTGTTTAATATATCTTCAATATCCATTACATCTCATCACACATTTTTTTATATAAACTATCAACACTATCTTTTACTTCTTTACATTTTAAAAT from Arcobacter venerupis includes these protein-coding regions:
- a CDS encoding flagellar hook-associated protein 3; translated protein: MINQTDQMLYRLSNLNIQQQLNTYQMSTKEKLQEGSDDSTLYSRLIAVDEKVRTYEGLQTQIERTTAQNNVADSSMASIKKIFENAIQELSKANTATTTAEGIAAISANLSGIKENLYQFANTQVEGQYVFAGSNSTIKPFEKDSNGKVTYVGNNQLRKVAVEEGSYREKGVTGFDMMMYPSATAYKGENLNFNGSDRILDQDGNEWKLNSPTNDTLTKFDSNGVATTETITPITNDGLTPATYTATLPSTDGTKFEAKTSIFDLIDNTINALNKVDSVGNPISDEESKALISKSGTELNKAYDGINIAHAQLGGRNKLFENALDNISSKLTQYDILSQNIGGADMTKVAVEAKALELTYTALYSTINKTSQLSLVNFMN
- the fliI gene encoding flagellar protein export ATPase FliI, with translation MDIEDILNRIDSTNLSIPFGRIKNISSTTLTATGLEVAVGDIVKIESVQHLYTVLGMVASIDNISFTIVPFSFIDGFRIHDKVYIQKDGLTVKCGYGLLGRVINALGEPIDNLGKITNLEENAPINKLSMPPLERGIIEQKFATGVKAIDSMLTSGKGQKVGIFAGSGVGKSTLMGMIVKGCEAQIKVVALIGERGREIPEFIHYNLDNNLENTVIIAATSDESALMRKYGAFTAMAIAEFFRDKGHDVLLMMDSVTRFAMAQREIGLSTGEPPVSRGYPPSVFALLPQLMERAGNNKKGSITAFFTVLVDGDDMNDPIADQSRSILDGHIVLTRELTEQGFYPPINLLKSASRVMDKVVTKEHYNDFLKLKRVLSLIKENEVLVRVGAYKTGMDPELDNAMSKKEQIREFLTQDTQKVFGFDEIVTMFRKVLQ